TGGGCGGAAGAATGGGGATGTGGATCTGGAGCAGCTCGCGGCGTTGCGTACCGCCGAGGGGGTGGCGGCGCTCGACTCGGCGGCTCGGGTCGCCGGCGGTGATCCGCTGGCGGCAGCGGGGGCGCTGCGCTCGGCCGGGGTGCCGGCCGGGTTGGCGGCGGCGGCGCTGACCCAGGCGGAGCTGCGCCGCCGGGCGGTCGCCAAGTTCGGGCCGGCGGCGGAGCAGATGTTCTTCACCCGACCCGGCCTGGAGCAGGCCACCCGGCAGGTTGTCGCGCGTCGGCGCGCCCGCCGGTTGCGCGCCGCCGGGGTGACCACCCTGGCCGACCTGGGTTGCGGGCTGGGTGCCGACGCACTCGCCGCCGCCCGCGAAGGCATCCGGGTGTACGGCGTGGAGGCCGACCCGGTCACCGCCGCGTTGGCCGAGGCGAACGCGCGAGCGGCGGGACTGGCCGAACGGTTCACCGTGGAGTGCGCCGACGCCACCGCGTTCGACGTCTCCCGGGTCGAGGCGGTCTTCTGCGATCCGGCCCGCCGCCGGGCCGGCACCGGCCGCCGGATCTTCGACCCGAACGCGTACTCACCGCCGTGGGACTTCGTCACCGGGCTGGCCGACCGGGTGCCGTACACGGTGGTGAAGGTGGCCCCCGGCCTCGACCACGCCCTGATCCCGACCGGCGCCGAGGCGGAGTGGGTGAGCGTCGACGGCGACCTCGTCGAGGCGACCCTCTGGTGCGGCCCGCTCGCCGAAACCCCCCGCCGCGCGACTTTGTTGAAGGAAGGGCCCCCTGTTAACGCCTCCGGTAGTAAAGGGGCCCCCTCTTATCACTCCGCCAGCGAGCCCGCCGTCTACCAGCTCACCGGCACGGGAGCGGCCGAGGCGCCGGTCGGGCCGGTACGCGGCTTCGTGTACGACCCGGATCCAGCGGTGGTCCGCGCGCACCTGGTCGCCGAACTGGCCACCGAGCTGGACGCCACGCTTGCCGATCCGGCCATCGCCTACCTCTACGCCGATCGGGCCACACCGACGCCGTACGCCCGTTGCCTGGCGGTGACCGACGTGCTGCCCTTCTCGCTCAAGCGGCTGCGTGCGCTGCTCCGGGAGCGCCGGGTCGGCCGCGTGGAGATCCGCAAGCGCGGCTCCGCACTGGAACCCGAGCGGCTCCGGCGCGATCTGCGGCTGACCGGCGATCAACCGGCCAGCCTGGTGCTGACCCGGGTCGCCGGGGCGCCGACGGTGCTGATCTGCCAGCCAACCGGCTGACCGGCCGCCGAAACGCCGGGCGAGGGCCTGCGGGCCGCCCCCGAGGCCGAGTCAGGACGCCGAAAAGCCGCTGGCCGGTGGCCGGGGCCGAGGGCTAGGTTGACCACGTGGCGGGACGGGGTACGCCGGCGATGGTGCTGCTGGCGAAGCGGGGAATCACCCATCGCACCCACCCGTACGATGTGCCGGCGGACGTACCGAACTACGGCGCGCTGGTCGCCGCCGCGCTCGGCGTCGCTCCGGAGCGGGTCTTCAAGACGCTGGTGACCGAGGTGGACGGCGCACTCACCGTGGCGGTGGTGCCGGTCACCGGCGAGCTGGACCTGAAGGCCCTCGCGGCAGCGGTGGGCGGCAAGCGGGCGACGCTGGCCGAGCGGGTGGCGGCCGAACGGG
This DNA window, taken from Micromonospora sp. FIMYZ51, encodes the following:
- the ybaK gene encoding Cys-tRNA(Pro) deacylase; the encoded protein is MAGRGTPAMVLLAKRGITHRTHPYDVPADVPNYGALVAAALGVAPERVFKTLVTEVDGALTVAVVPVTGELDLKALAAAVGGKRATLAERVAAERATGYVRGGISPLGQRKRLPTVLDAAALAHPTVYVSAGRRGLQVELDPADLIALTDARTARLTGN
- a CDS encoding methyltransferase domain-containing protein, which gives rise to MDLEQLAALRTAEGVAALDSAARVAGGDPLAAAGALRSAGVPAGLAAAALTQAELRRRAVAKFGPAAEQMFFTRPGLEQATRQVVARRRARRLRAAGVTTLADLGCGLGADALAAAREGIRVYGVEADPVTAALAEANARAAGLAERFTVECADATAFDVSRVEAVFCDPARRRAGTGRRIFDPNAYSPPWDFVTGLADRVPYTVVKVAPGLDHALIPTGAEAEWVSVDGDLVEATLWCGPLAETPRRATLLKEGPPVNASGSKGAPSYHSASEPAVYQLTGTGAAEAPVGPVRGFVYDPDPAVVRAHLVAELATELDATLADPAIAYLYADRATPTPYARCLAVTDVLPFSLKRLRALLRERRVGRVEIRKRGSALEPERLRRDLRLTGDQPASLVLTRVAGAPTVLICQPTG